A single window of Microplitis demolitor isolate Queensland-Clemson2020A chromosome 7, iyMicDemo2.1a, whole genome shotgun sequence DNA harbors:
- the LOC103568988 gene encoding uncharacterized protein LOC103568988: protein MAFRDRDRNDRRGNGGGGRGGPGGGRFGGNRDGGSRYGNVGGNRDGGGFGGGNSFKNRQPGERLRKPRWDMNSLQPFCKDFYQPHTSCMTRSSHAVETYRSNREITVKGLTVPGPNIYFEDGGFPDYILTELRRQGFDQPTAIQAQGWPIALSGRDMVGIAQTGSGKTLAYILPAIVHINNQPRLNRGDGPIALVLAPTRELAQQIQQVAADFGVSSQIRNTCIFGGAPKGPQARDLERGVEICIATPGRLIDFLERGTTNLRRCTYLVLDEADRMLDMGFEPQIRKIVEQIRPDRQTLMWSATWPKEVKNLAEEFLTNYIQINVGSLTLSANHNILQIVDVCEEYEKESKLMKLLEEISNEPENKTIIFVETKRKVDDITRAINRYGWQAIGIHGDKSQQERDYVLNQFRSSRSAILVATDVAARGLDVEDVKFVINLDYPSNSEDYVHRIGRTGRSRRTGTAYAFFTPNNAHKASDLIQVLEEAKQVVNPKLYELSRNPNAFKRGRFSGRNGGGGGPRGGNSRGGGSRGGRDSGDRNRFDRNNGGDRGIGAGGNKWGGNNAGGMSGNNYNNKPFPSNNYGGGNSNSYNQNGNSYGNTNSYNQRNGY, encoded by the exons AT GGCTTTTCGTGATCGTGATCGAAACGATAGGCGAGGAAATGGAGGTGGAGGACGAGGTGGACCTGGAGGTGGTCGTTTTGGTGGTAATAGAGATGGTGGATCTCGTTATGGAAATGTCGGAGGTAATCGTGATGGTGGTGGATTTGGTGGTGGTAACTCATTTAAAAATCGTCAACCAGGTGAAAGATTACGAAAACCACGTTGGGATATGAATAGTCTCCAGCCATTTTGTAAAGATTTTTATCAACCACATACAAGTTGTATGACACGTTCGTCGCATGCTGTTGAGACTTATCGTTCTAATAGAGAAATAACAGTTAAAGGTTTAACGGTACCAGgtccaaatatatattttgaagatGGTGGTTTTCctgattatattttaactgAATTACGTAGACAAGGTTTTGATCAACCAACAGCAATTCAAGCACAAGGTTGGCCTATTGCACTTTCTGGTCGTGATATGGTCGGTATAGCACAAACAGGTTCAGGAAAAACTTTGGCGTATATTTTACCAGCAATTGTACACATAAATAATCAACCACGTTTAAATAGAGGCGATGGTCCTATTGCGCTTGTATTAGCACCAACTAGAGAACTTGCACAACAAATCCAACAAGTTGCTGCTGATTTTGGTGTTTCATCACAAATAAgaaatacatgtatatttgGTGGAGCACCTAAAGGACCACAAGCACGTGATCTTGAACGCGGTGTAGAAATTTGTATTGCAACACCAGGACGtttaattgatttcttagAACGCGGTACGACTAATTTACGACGATGCACATATTTAGTACTTGACGAAGCCGATAGAATGTTAGATATGGGATTTGAGccacaaataagaaaaattgttgAACAAATACGTCCTGATAGACAGACACTTATGTGGTCAGCAACATGGCcaaaagaagttaaaaatttagctgaagaatttttaacaaactatatacaaataaatgttGGTTCATTGACTTTGTCTGCAAATCATAATATTCTGCAAATCGTTGATGTGTGTGAAGAGTATGAGAAAGAAAGTAAGCTTATGAAATTATTAgaagaaatttcaaatgaaccagaaaataaaacaattatatttgttGAGACTAAAAGAAAAGTTGATGATATTACACGTGCTATCAATAGATATGGATGGCAAGCGATTGGTATTCATGGTGACAAGAGTCAGCAAGAAAGAGATTACGTTCTTAAtc aatttcgCAGTAGTCGATCTGCAATTTTAGTAGCTACGGATGTTGCAGCACGTGGGTTAG aCGTTGAAGATGTCAAGTTTGTCATAAATCTTGATTATCCATCGAATTCTGAAGACTATGTTCATCGTATTGGACGTACTGGACGTTCACGACGAACTGGAACAGCGTATGCTTTTTTTACTCCTAACAATGCACACAAAGCCAGTGATTTGATTCAAGTTTTAGAAGAAGCCAAACAAGTTGTCAATCCAAAGTTGTACGAACTTTCAAGAAATCCAAAtgcatttaaaa gAGGAAGGTTTTCGGGAAGAAATGGAGGTGGAGGTGGACCACGTGGTGGTAATTCACGTGGTGGTGGATCTCGAGGTGGTCGAGATTCTGGTGATAGAAACAGATTTGATCGTAATAATGGAGGAGATCGTGGCATTGGAGCTGGTGGTAATAAATGGGGTGGAAATAATGCag gTGGCATGAGcggaaataattataacaacaaACCTTTTCCATCAAATAACTATGGAGGTGGTAATTCAAATAGTTATAATCAAAATGGCAACTCATACGGAAATACTAATTCTTACAATCAACGAAATGGTTATTGa
- the LOC103568965 gene encoding uncharacterized protein LOC103568965 — MLHRDRDQGRGRGNGNNRNERGSNDNNNYGNNRFIGRGGNNSGGVKGKIPGSALKKLSWDITSLEPVKKDFYVEHPSVTRRSPDEINKFRQTAEITVKGNNVPNPIQHFQEGNFPPYIMEGIKKQGFTQPTAIQSQGWPIALSGRDLVAIAQTGSGKTLGYILPAIVHIIHQPQLNPGDGPIALILAPTRELAQQIQEVANYFSETASVRNTCIFGGAPKGPQVNDLERGVEICIATPGRLIDFLERETINLRRCTYLVLDEADRMLDMGFEPQIRKIIEQIRPDRQILMWSATWPKEVRALAEDFLTNYTQLNIGSLTLSANHNIIQIIDVCQEFEKDIKLQRLLQEIGTEKENKTIIFVETKRKVDDITRNIRRDGWMALSIHGDKNQHERDHVLQEFRSGRAPILVATDVAARGLDVDDVKYVINFDYPSSSEDYIHRIGRTGRRRQIGTAYAFFTTHNMKHAEDLIAVLREAGQNINPRLSEMAELAKSANLAGKGAKKYGAQIPRVNERMDNRRPGNYENNGKGRGGNNNNNNYRGGMSYQSGNNSYPGSNYNNQSTKQSSGQNYSYGYNTQRNYVQNNPAYHNNDTGYDCNFSAPNSY; from the exons AT gCTTCATCGTGATCGAGATCAAGGCAGAGGCCGTGGTAATGGAAATAACAGAAATGAACGTGGTtcaaatgataataacaattatgGCAATAATCGATTCATTGGTCGTGGAGGCAATAACAGCGGAGGAGTAAAAGGCAAAATACCCGGGAGTGCCTTAAAGAAATTGAGTTGGGATATAACGTCTTTAGAACCAgtcaaaaaagatttttacgTTGAACATCCATCTGTAACAAGGAg ATCACccgatgaaataaataaatttcgtcaGACTGCTGAAATAACTGTAAAAGGAAACAACGTTCCTAATCCAATCCAGCACTTTCAGGAGGGTAATTTTCCTCCCTACATTATGGaaggaattaaaaaacaagGATTTACACAGCCAACAGCTATTCAGTCTCAAGGATGGCCTATTGCTCTTAGTGGTCGAGATCTCGTTGCAATTGCTCAAACTGGCTCAGGAAAAACCTTAGGA tacaTTTTACCTGCGATTGTTCATATTATTCATCAACCTCAGTTGAATCCTGGAGATGGGCCAATAGCTTTAATTTTAGCACCAACTCGAGAATTAGCTCAACAAATTCAAGAAGtagctaattatttttccgaAACAGCGTCAGTAAGAAATACATGCATATTTGGTGGGGCACCCAAAGGACCTCAAGTTAATGATCTTGAACGTGGTGTTGAGATATGTATTGCTACACCTGGGAGATTGATTGATTTTCTTGAACgagaaacaataaatttacgtCGATGCACTTATTTAGTACTTGATGAAGCAGACAGAATGTTAGATATGGGATTTGAACCGCAAATAcgtaaaataattgaacaaaTTCGACCTGACCGTCAGATTCTTATGTGGTCAGCAACATGGCCAAAAGAAGTTCGTGCTTTGGCTGAAGATTTTTTGACTAATTATACCCAATTAAATATTGGGTCATTGACATTGTCTGCCaaccataatattattcaGATAATTGATGTTTGCcaagaatttgaaaaagatattaaattacagCGTCTGTTACAAGAAATTGGCActgagaaagaaaataaaacaattattttcgtTGAAACCAAAAGAAAAGTTGATGATATTACAAGAAATATAAGAAGAGATGGATGGATGGCTTTGAGTATTCATGGTGACAAAAATCAACATGAGAGAGATCATGTTTTACAGGAGTTCCGAAGTGGACGAGCACCAATACTCGTAGCGACTGATGTAGCAGCTCGTGGTTTag atgttGACGACGTAAAATAcgttataaattttgactatCCATCATCATCAGAAGATTATATTCATCGTATTGGACGTACTGGTCGAAGACGTCAGATAGGGACAGCATATGCATTTTTTACAACACACAATATGAAACATGCTGAAGATTTAATTGCAGTATTACGTGAAGCTGGTCAAAACATAAATCCACGTCTCAGTGAAATGGCAGAACTCGCTAAGTCTGCAAACCTTGCTGGCAAAG gTGCTAAAAAATACGGTGCCCAAATTCCAAGAGTAAATGAAAGAATGGATAATAGACGTCCGGGTAACTATGAAAATAATGGAAAAGGCCGAGgcggtaataataataacaataattaccgAGGTGGAATGTCTTATCAATCTGGTAATAATTCTTATCCAGGATCAAATTATAACAATCAATCTACGAAACAATCATCTGGTCAAAATTATTCGTATGGTTATAATACTCAAAGAAACTACGTACAAAATAATCCTGCTTATCATAACAATGACACTGGATACGATTGCAATTTTTCTGCACcaaattcttattaa